The nucleotide sequence agttgaaatatttaatattttatttaaattatttgattcTACCTGAACGAATATAATTAGTTTCATTACataacaagttaataaaaacatatcacatAACTGTAAGCAAGCACtagtgcaagtattttgaataaagaacaattttaaattctcatcctctttggctgtcgccctgtcggaggctgaatagcacTTTAGACTCTtagccgaaaaaaaaaatgactgaaCGCAGTAATTCGGCCGAacggcgcgtacttattatgaattaatgaataaatcttaaacttgtaaataaataaatagtgttacttagtatgaattataacggacattttttagaaaacattaaatacagcggatgtgagtgctttattgaagttggcttttgtgaattgtgtgtagtgtgtgttggaggtttgtggatcataaattgttgTTTAGTCTTAAtactgcacaaaaaaataaaccacggtcttagagacaattattataattatcgaaggttttataaaatagcaccaataaaatcgcaaattaataagtacctagttaaacattaaacaacatagggtcacgggcgttgcccctagcaactgacggccgtcatcttggcaACCTAGCAATCAAAAAtcgctgaatgaaacacgtttcttgtatgacgactccctttaatttgtaactttattttctttttagtatttgttgttgttgcggccactgtaatacataatctgtgaaaatttcaagtgcctagctattacggctcaagagatagagccctgtgacagacggacagatagacagacagcggagtctcagtaatagggttccgttggcaccctttgggtacgaaaccctaaaaattacaaaaatggcatttgcaataaaaaacttagaaaagcaggaaaaatatgcaaattgaagtgccAATGagtgggccacatcgctcgaagaacagataaccattgggggagaaaagtcctcgagtggcgaccacgaaccgaaagacgaagcgttggcaggcaagtggcgagttgtcgttcattgtggcgttctaagggggaggcctttgtccagcagtggacgtcttccggctgatgatgatgatgatgatgatgacttagaaaagccttgaacagaaaagttgcactttgctccctctcgtcagggaggaaaagttacttttctgaaagagaggtgtgaaaaggaATTTTTTGCCCCTAACCTCGATATATATTATTAGTGACCCCCCTCCAAAATTTGAGGCTGCGACCGTGCCTGTGCACGCGGAGGATgcgggggcgcggggcgcggggcgcgaCGGAGAGGCCCCGGTCTTTTGCAATCGGAGCGCGACGGCGGTACTTATAAATGCATTAAGTACAAATTTTGAtcgttataatattttgttaatcTACCTACTTCTTCTTGCCTGCCGCTTCGTCATCGTTGAGTTTGCGAAGTTTTTACTTGGGAAGAATTAAAAAGCTTGAATATCTAACGCCGATATTTATAATCAGTAAGAAAGTTTTACACGAAACTTATAATAACACACTGTTACGGGTAAATTTTGAGTCATAGTGAAACTTTTTCCAGATTTATGGTCGAACCTCACACAAACTAACtaatataggtactttaacATTTAGTATGTATCAATATATTATCTCCATTTTAAATACGATTCAGAGTTAGTCGTGTCAGTTACCAGTTGGACGACTTGATAATAGGCTAATCAATATTTGGTATGAAATTCCAAACAAGTCAATCGAATCAAGTGAAATCACTTTAATTAACAATAATCGTCATACATGCTTCATTCATTcgtcaaaataaatatcacgtgGTGAGGTAAGCGTCAGCGCTAGAAGCGCGAGGCGAGGCCGCCGCCGCGGCTGTCGGCGTGCGAGGCCAGCGTGTCGCCGCGTTGCTGCACCACGTTGACGGCGGCGAAGGGCGGCGACGCGTTCACGGCGGCCCACGGCGCGTCCGGAGCCCCCGCTCCCGGCGCCCCGGGAGCCCGGGAGCCCCGGGAGCCCCCAGCGCCGCCCTCAGCGCCGGCGGCGCCCCGCCCTCCAGCGCCAGCGCGCCGCCCGGCAGCACTGCcacgcgcgcgcgcgctccacgccgcccgcgctgcccgccccgcgccgcgcgcgcccgcgcccgcgcccgcgcccgcgcccgctcccgccgccagcgccgccgccgcctgcgCCAGCGCCGCCGACGACTCGGCGCCCAGCACGTACCGCGTCCCTGTTCACGATCAGTACCGGGTCACTACACAGCTGACTCTATTTTCCAGCTGTTGATGGCTGTTAACAGATCTATAGAACTGGCACTGAGAGCAAGTCAGTAATGATGTCAATAGCTCAAATTAAACGGTCCTGTAGATTCTGAGCAAGTCTGCAGTAAATAGACGGTTATACAGACAGAGACACACAAGTGATTAAAGGTTCCGTTTTGTCACTCGAATGGATCGGATTTACGGACGTACGGGACCATAAAAATGAGTTACCTACTCGTATTGTGGTCAAAAAACGTTCCATTGCACTGGTGaagaggtaggtaggtactaaaatttAGTAACTGATGAGGTGAAAAACTAGCAACATCGGTGTTGGTAAAAATACACCAATAAGCACTCAATTCAATAAAAAGCACGAAACCTCAGTTGAAAAGAACTCGACaaacaataatatatgtatttttaaagtctaATGACGTAAATCAGAAGTTGTACATACAGAAAGATTATTAGTAAGATTATTAATTCAGTGGACAGATTCGTCTAGCTCTAGCAGAAGATGGTAGGAATGAGCTACGCGCGagcagcagctgcagcagccGCAGCGAGGTGTACTGTACGGACCGCAGACTTGTCCGTCGAGCAGCAGGGCGGGCGCCAGGTcgagcggcgcggcgggcgcgtcCCGTGCGCCTGCCGCGCCTCCCGCGCCTCCCGCGCCACCCGCGCCACCCGCGCCACCCGCGCGCCACGCCGGCAGCGACCCGAACGGGAGGGACAGCCCTCTGCGGACAACGACCTCGTCAATAACATAACCAACTTTACGCTAGCTGAcacggtttgcacggagcggatGGAGGAAAGGTCGCGTGCATAGGATGTTACCTGCATACGCATTGTATctgcgtcagctagcgtagctATTTACAACCACCTATATTGTAGATTTAAAGTTCCATATCTCAAAATTGGCTGAACCTATTCTTATGAAACATacctaagaaccaccgcaaagaaactagctttgacgtaaataaaaaaaaattttaacaaaaataaaccgactccaaaaaaataaaaaaaataacaaaaatgggaccgactacaaaaccttgaaaatatttttctaggtaagtaggtacgtactagctcgaagtcggtgcctcagcacgagccagcaggagtgggacaattcacaatagtcgtctacctcacctacatactatgggctTCAATcccctgctgggtcgtgctgagtcaccgacttcgagctagtacgtacctacttaactagaaatattttcaaggtttgtAGTCGGTcccattttgttattttttatttttttggagtcggttttacctttttgttaaaatttttttatattatcactttttagtgatttgtagccaaagaacatctcacaacgattccattaagctcaaacacgacttttacgttgttttataacagagttccgttgcctaccttctggcttcagcatcagatcagttcgaaagaatcattaacttaaagcttcttcttagttgcttatctaggtaagtatattatcatgataatttaaatttaacccgtgcaatacttgttattgatagtagtagttccgttggtcaaatctggtcttcatcatcagttccacttcaccaaattatgatttgcaagagcaaatgcacgagttactgctaaatatatccaaattactataggtgtccctacaatatttgaagagttccctcgatttccttaagatcagatcatcagatcctaatttgctgcttatgggacctaattaaaagcattcctagacgaactcaaaaaaaaattttcaaatcggttcataaattacggagttctgaggtaacaaacattaaaaaaaaaaaaaatacaaccgaattgataacctcctccttttttgaagtcggttaaaaaagacgcatcgaaatcggccttctcgtttgagagctacagtACCACAGATAaatagacattggcgtcaaatttTTTGGGTTAGGTTTAGAATGGATTTAGAAGGGGCTATAAGAGATGGAAAGCAAACGTCATGCACGGGGGACGGTAGGTATCTTCCTTACTTTTAAGAAATATTgatcatttttacgtcattcattttatttttacattttgtgtCACGTTAAGTTATTTAAGAGAATATACGTGTTCCATGTACTACTTATATTTGCTATTGGGTAGgttggcgctgccaagagcgcaatcagcggtatcggcaatttttgaaaaaataatagtttttcttttacaaatatacaattttactcgctaATGTGaggaaaaacattgtatgtcgcacgggcggtactagaattacgtacatcgactcattaaagcccttagtcttcgacttcgggcttctaatagactctcgttagtaattctttatttaccgccTTTAAGACACAACGTACTATTATGTACTCACGTGACGAGCGCCAGGTAGGTGTCGTGCGGGTCGACCACGGCCAGGCCGCTAGCCACGCCGACCGGCGGCCAGCCGCCCGCGCGCGCCTCCGCCACCAGCGCGGACACCACCCTGCCATCACATAGATCTTCACATATCGATCACCTAAGCTTGCGAACTGGATGCCAGCGGGCAGCGGTGGAGACTGGCGAGTGACATTACGTGTGCTGCCAGAAAATCCATCTGTAGCGAGCGTTAGGTCAATTCCACGGTTGGCAGCGTCTCGAGCTGCTTACCGTGCATGGCTGGCGGCGCGCAACTGCGGCAACCTtggaattgacccaatgcacCAAGCACCAAGCATCTCAGCTTATCCAGTCCTGTCGACCAGTTCGTGGCCTAGAGTACCTGTAGTGTATTTTTCCTAAATTGTATGAGGTATCAATAGCAGACCTGAGCTCAGCTGCGTCGGCGTCGAGCGGCGCGGGCTCGAGCGCGGCCctgagcgcgcgcgccgccgccgccgcgcccgcgccgcccgccagcaGCGTCCAGCGACCAGCCGCCGCCGGCGCCACCGCACTGCGCCTCAAGTCATGTACCGCGCTGCTGTTGGCCCACGCCGCAGATAGCtctgcacgcacacacacacatttacaatattacctATTAACTTTTTCATATGAAATCCACACAGTCATGGCACATTAGAATGTAGATGTCGCGCCAACTCCTCTTTCACAATGCCTCGTCTTCATCACTCGACGCCAGCAATGCCACTGGCGCTTGCTTCAAAAATCCGTGTTTGAGCTTGCTCTGCCGACCCTCCAAATTCCATAGAGCGGTGCCATGAGCAGTGACGTCGGACACGACGGAGGACATCATCCTCATGTGACGGCTGGTTACCTGCGCTGGAGTTGCGCTGCAGTGCGGTGAGATAGTCGGCGAGCGCGGGATCGATGCGCGTGAGGTCAGCGGCCcagcccgcgcccgcgcccgccgccgccgccgcctccgccAGGCCCTTCGACACCGGAAAACCCCACCTGCACagacatacataattatgtcgTCTAGCATCAACAAAGTAACCGAAACTTCTCCCGTTTAAATGACTTTATGACCCAAAGATTCTTTGCACGgtctacataaataaaactatcaatGAAGTgatatgtaaatattattttaaaactcaaCCTactataagtaaattaaaaaacaccCTTGTACACCACAATACAGAAATCTCTCTCCAAGAGGATGTTAGCTCTGGATTTGATGATTATTGATATTTGACGTGCGCCACACCAAAACTGAGATACAATTTGTTCGCCATCCTTGATCTATACAATTCAGTACGTGTTCAAGATCAAGTAAGGGGACGTACTTTTTGAACTCGAACATATGAGTATCACTCAATTATGTTAAATATTACCTATGTACctgtctaaaataaaaaatattgtaatattcTACTACCGCACCACTCCACTACTCGTGGTTGTGTAGGTAGTAGAAAATAAGctctaatttattatttgtgtcAAGTTAAAAATTTGATGTGAGCTGCAGATTTGTAGCTGGCTTTATATTTACAGATTTTCACCACTTTCAGATTGTATTTTCGACTGACGAGACTATAAAGTCGCTTGCCAGGTGTGCGAGGAAGGACGCATTGCAGCGGTGTTGTTAAACTTTCTCACAGCTATTAATAAATGTTTACACAAGACTATCAATAACAAGCTTAGTCTGTTTTTATGAAGGATCGATTGAAAGGTCACATTTCTTCCAACAGAGCCTGCTCCGTCTGCCGTGCGTgttgcgcgtgtgtgtgtgcgtgtgtgtctgCGAGTAGACGCGTCTCTGATTACTAATTAGCATTTTTGCTCGATTCGTTTTGGCATCGACATTTATTCTGCAAGTTACTTAACCTTTCGCAAGCACCGTCGCGCAAGAGTTGTACCCGTTCGCTGCAGAACGTTGTTTTGCCTAATTAATATTAAAGCAGGTAGGTATGCAGATCAGTTAACCAATTTTCAACAGTGATCATAACTAGGTAAACATAACATTATAATATAGCTATTTAGActaaattttgcaggtggtaggaccttgtgcaaggtccgcctggattgctaccaccttcttgctcgctaatcctgccgtgaagcagcagtgctggcattgttgtgtttcggcgtggagagtaagacagccggtgaaattactggcacttgaggtattccatcttaggcctctaggttggcaacgcatctgcaatacccctggtgttacagatgtttatgggcggtggtgatctcttaagaAGAAGAATTAAAGGCAAACCTGAAAATATGTCGACTGAAAAAATATCTTGTTTAACAACATtggtttaaaataaaagcagTTTCGTACGGCATTGAGTAAGTGTCAGTTCTGTGAATAGGCCTTGTATAGTGACGGCGGCTTGC is from Choristoneura fumiferana chromosome 3, NRCan_CFum_1, whole genome shotgun sequence and encodes:
- the LOC141426144 gene encoding uncharacterized protein → YEQVFGGSVAAATASAADHAALGVVPFIRRGGTARRRAAEGGCGSGRGRGRGRGAGAGCGGPRLIAACFAALAVAVTVALLAQIYSGDYQVVPHGSVATGAEPCSAAGTRLLKAGGRAADAAAAAALCLALLTPHRTSLDASGALLYWEYRTARAAGPQLLEWGGPGGGGGGGGAGPPRLLAALAALHAERGALPWRLVLQPTIDLARWGFPVSKGLAEAAAAAGAGAGWAADLTRIDPALADYLTALQRNSSAELSAAWANSSAVHDLRRSAVAPAAAGRWTLLAGGAGAAAAARALRAALEPAPLDADAAELRVVSALVAEARAGGWPPVGVASGLAVVDPHDTYLALVTGLSLPFGSLPAWRAGGAGGAGGAGGAGGAAGARDAPAAPLDLAPALLLDGQVCGTRYVLGAESSAALAQAAAALAAGAGASAAGRRAGAGGRGAAGAEGGAGGSRGSRAPGAPGAGAPDAPWAAVNASPPFAAVNVVQQRGDTLASHADSRGGGLASRF